A genomic region of Papaver somniferum cultivar HN1 chromosome 7, ASM357369v1, whole genome shotgun sequence contains the following coding sequences:
- the LOC113295705 gene encoding F-box/kelch-repeat protein At3g23880-like — protein MVRATPTCNLKNNNINKFPLVQPQENQNLLQIPSQVKENDKFDQQNSISDDGIQHVESLEESFGNLQIGEDYFSKLLYDVKLQILIRVPTESLLDCKLVCKSWNSIIHSGSFSRFHLHNLIKSDSGKFGFLAYSGYAFNYGEYDDNESTSTQRKLDLRPPFNNGIVVGSCNGLICLCKNPSLYICNPVIRERNLLPEIRKPYIDADQHLDWISGFGYVSSTDEYKVLGIHVLQNEFLVIHIYTLGRDTGWRNIGKFSADLRPYTWKESAVFANGALYWIGGCVEKVFSFDLDKECFHTHLSPPELPENNDWSFNRLLVLEGCLYFAAWFFDECEGNEFYDIWRLEKKARKCQQDWSWKYIFTVQQNTLLAITKGGKVLTQIDGDIYLYNPISSTSKRVVKFEELNSDICPHKNTLISFKDLGEEDPETIQSKMVSDEQPEDVGALGNVNNS, from the coding sequence ATGGTGAGAGCAACTCCAACTTGTAAtctcaaaaacaacaacattaaCAAATTCCCTCTCGTACAACCACAAGAAAATCAAAACCTACTTCAAATTCCGAGTCAAGTAAAAGAGAACGATAAATTTGACCAACAAAACTCAATTTCTGACGATGGGATTCAGCATGTTGAATCTTTGGAGGAATCATTTGGAAATCTTCAAATTGGTGAAGATTACTTCAGCAAACTTCTCTATGACGTGAAGCTGCAAATATTGATTCGAGTTCCAACGGAGTCTCTTCTCGACTGTAAATTGGTGTGCAAATCGTGGAATTCGATTATTCATTCTGGATCATTCTCTAGATTTCATTTACATAATCTGATCAAGTCTGATTCTGGTAAGTTTGGTTTTCTTGCCTACTCTGGTTACGCTTTCAATTATGGAGAATATGATGATAATGAATCTACTTCTACTCAgagaaaacttgacttgagaccTCCTTTCAATAATGGAATAGTTGTTGGTTCTTGCAATGGTCTCATCTGCTTATGTAAAAATCCTTCTCTTTATATCTGTAATCCTGTCATTAGAGAGAGGAATCTCCTTCCTGAAATTAGGAAACCATATATTGATGCAGATCAACACTTGGATTGGATTTCTGGTTTTGGTTATGTTTCTTCTACAGATGAATACAAGGTTTTGGGGATACATGTTCTGCAGAATGAATTTCTTGTCATTCACATATACACTCTGGGTAGAGACACTGGTTGGAGAAACATTGGAAAGTTCAGTGCTGATTTGAGACCCTACACTTGGAAAGAATCAGCTGTATTTGCCAATGGAGCCCTTTACTGGATAGGTGGATGTGTAGAGAAAGTTTTCAGTTTCGATTTGGACAAAGAATGCTTTCACACACATCTCTCACCACCTGAGTTGCCAGAGAATAATGACTGGAGTTTCAACAGACTGCTAGTACTGGAAGGGTGTTTGTATTTTGCTGCCTGGTTCTTCGACGAATGTGAAGGAAATGAGTTTTACGATATATGGCGCCTAGAAAAGAAGGCCAGAAAATGTCAACAAGATTGGTCATGGAAGTATATCTTTACTGTACAACAAAATACATTACTAGCCATAACAAAGGGTGGCAAAGTTTTAACACAAATTGATGGGGATATATACCTTTACAACCCGATTTCGTCCACATCGAAAAGGGTTGTAAAGTTTGAAGAGTTGAATAGTGACATATGCCCACACAAGAATACCTTAATATCCTTCAAAGATTTAGGGGAAGAAGATCCAGAGACTATACAGTCCAAGATGGTAAGCGATGAGCAGCCAGAAGATGTTGGTGCACTTGGTAACGTGAACAACAGTTAA